A genomic region of Saccopteryx bilineata isolate mSacBil1 chromosome 1, mSacBil1_pri_phased_curated, whole genome shotgun sequence contains the following coding sequences:
- the SMIM46 gene encoding small integral membrane protein 46 produces the protein MDLWLDNGQGRDSETTFQFWLQLLLWAHLTIRFLSYLRQALWVPKPQPAP, from the coding sequence ATGGATCTGTGGTTAGACAATGGCCAAGGTAGGGACTCAGAGACCACATTCCAGTTCTGGCTGCAGCTTCTCCTTTGGGCCCATCTGACTATTCGTTTCCTGAGCTACCTGCGCCAGGCCCTCTGGGTACCTAAGCCACAGCCAGCACCCTGA